AAAAGCTAATACTTCCCTTTATTACATTAATTGTCCAAACAAGTATAGGACAAATGCCAATAGAATAAAAGAGGTGATTAGAAAGATTTCTACTGCATACGAAGATTTTTTCTTTTCTTTTTTTTGTTTATGGGCTTTTCTAGTTTTAGGAGTGTGCCTTGGTTTATAGCTTGAGCGATTACTTATTGCTTCTACTAACTCTTGTCTCATCGATTGTGCTTCATCGTATTTACCAGTTAACGCTTTTAAAATAACATTTTGATAAAGACGTAACTCATCTTTTTCTTCTACTGCTTGCTTTAGTTGAACAATTGCTTTCTCACCTTTTTTTTCAAATCGGGAAGGGTAGCTACAATTAATCATAATCATGGCTACTGCAAATAAATCATAGCTAGGCTCTGCCTTTCTTGTACCTAATCCCCAATATCCCCGGTCATAAAACTCCGTATATTCCTTTATTGAGCGACCTAATAAGGTCGTTCCACCAACATCAAGCCAACGAGTCCTAGACGGAGGTCCAACAACGAGTAAATTTTCTGGCTTCAAATCTCCAAAAACCCAGCCCGCACGATGAAGACGATCTAAGTCTCCTAATAACTGAACCATTAAAATACCAATCCACTCTTCACCCTTATTCCTGATAAAGGGAATTAATTCGATTCCTTTTAAATATTCCATCACATAAAAGGGTATTGTACCACTATTTGTTACAAGATCGTCTACATCTAACAAAGAAGGTCCAAGAACTTGACCTTGGACCTTTAAAAAGTGTTTAAGAACATTGACTTCAGATGTGATTGACATATTATCAACGCCAATTTTTAAGGCCACTTGACCATGCGCAGAATCGGCTAAATAGACGTTTCCAGTCGCTCCTGAGCCTAGTTTTTTGACTATTCTATATGATTTGGTATGCCATTTACCTACAATACGTGTTCCTATTGGTAGGTTACATTCCAGATTCTTCGAGTAATTCTTCATCACGAGAAATCAAACTCCTTCTCGAGCTATTTTTCGCAAAATGATTTAACGCCGCCTGTAAAGCTGGACCCGTTGGAGTAATTCCTCCTGATGATAGTTTATGGAAAATACCCGTTAATGAATTTAGCTTTGGTGTCCAATCTAGTAAACGGTCTATTTCTTTTCTCTTACCTGGGAAGCTGTATAATGAGAAGCGGTTGTCACCCATACGGGATGTTAAACTTATTGAAAGATCCGTTAAGGCCTCTTGTACCATCGGCAACTTATTCTTCATACTAGCACTAGTATCTACTAGAATAAGAACCTCTAGATTAATTGTCTCTCCCAACTCATCTACTACTTCCATTACCTCTCCTCGTTTATCAGGGGATAAGTCTTCCATTTCTTGATTTTTCCCTAAAATTTGTTGAAGCTCTTTATTAACAACACCCTGAAGTGTTTGTGTCATTGCTTTTCTTGTTACCATTTGAACTGTTTGGGCTAATTGTTTGGCATAGACTACTTGACTGACTCCACCGCCTGCCATTGCAATTGCTTCTACTTCTTCTACTCCACGTTGACTCATTGAACTTTGACTATCCTCAACCACACCAATAACATTAACCGTAATCCCTTGTTCTTTCGCCAAAGCGGCAAGAGCAACTGGGTCTTCTCCTTGATTTGAACAACCATCAGTTAGTAATAGAATCTGCTTTAACGTTCCTTTACCCATAATTATCCCCTCCAAATGTATGAATGTTACCATCCTTCACCATTTTGATAGAGTTTATACATTAAGAAAACGTAAAGCTACTTTCCTTAAAACAATGAGCGAACTGACTATCATATTTTTAAAGATAACAACAAGTGTTTTTGTTGTTATCTTTGTGAGCAAGTCATTTCCCTTCCTCGAATTCACTTCCATATCTTCTATATATCAGATTTTTAGTATACAAAAAACTGCACCTCCAATTGTTATTCTAACAATTAAGGTGCAGTTCAATTTTATCCTAATAATTCTATTGTGCTTTCTTAATACGGCTTGGCTTATACATTGGGATAGCCGCCCACTTTGGTGTGTTTCTCATTACTTTTGAAACGATAATCGTCATGTCATCGTCTATTTGCCCACTACCATTACGTATTACTCTTTCTAGGATTACATCAGCCACCTCTTGTGGGTCATCAGTAGTAACCTCTGAAATGATACGCTTAATCCAAACTTCTTTGTTCTCTATATGCTTTGGTGCCTCAAATATACCGTCACTCATCATGATTAATAGGTCTCCTGGCTTTAGTTCTTCATGAACAACATCTACATCAAATTCTTGAATAATCCCCATCGGTAAATTTCCTGCTTCTACTTTGGAAACCGTATCCCCTCGTTTGATAAAACTTGGGATTGAACCAATTTTTAAGAACTTTGCTGTAGCATCCTGTAAGTCAATCATTGCTAAATCTAATGTCGAAAATATTTCATCTGTTGTTCGAAGAGAGAGAACTGAGTTAACTGATTTAATCGCTACCGTTTCCTCAATCCCTGATTGAAGTACCTTTTGTAATAACTGAAGAGTTTCATTGCTCTCTAAGTGTGCACGTTCACCGTTGCCCATCCCATCGCTAATGGCAATGGCGAATTTCCCCGAACCTACTTCAATTGTAGAATAGCTATCACCAGAAACCCACGCTCCTCCTTTGGCTACGTTTGCAACTCCCGTATCTACGACAAAGCGTTTGGCTGAACCAAATGTTACATGACTATATCCATTAGGATAAAATCCGCTTTCTGCATTTTTGACAATAACCGTTTCTTGTAAAATATCTGATAACATTGGAGCTATGACTTTTTCTGCTTGACCATGACCACCATCATCGGCAATACTCATTTCAATTTCAATATTGCCTGCTTCTAAACGATAAATATCTAAGTGCCCTACCTCTAAACCAACACCTCGAAGGGCCTCGATCATTTGTTCTTCCTGAACATAGTGGCATTCTTTTTCTTTTTGTATCTCTTTGGCGAAATCACCCATAACTCTTGATACTCCTAGTAGCTGGTCAGCTACTAGCCTTCTGCTTTCAAGTACTTGCTTCTTTAATTTTTTATTTGCTTGAAAATGTCCAAGCTCCTGTTGTATGACTTGTATGACTCGTTCTGCTTTTACACAATGCTTCTTCCATTCATTTACTAGAACTTTACTAGTTACCTCACCATTTTTTTCAGTTTCTATCATAAGAGTTTGCATTGACTCATATGTTGTACTAAAGTCAGTTACCCAGCACTTTTGTTTTTTAAAGCATGTTTGACATGTTTTTTCTGTCACATTACTTAAGAAGTAATCAATTTCTTTTTCCTTATCATCGTGGTCAATATTCATTGATGTTGCTGAAAAACTATTTGATAGTGTTTGAAATAGTTTTGAAAATTGGTCAACTCGACCTGCTGTTACATCACGTATTTTTCGTAAATATTGCTGTTGCTCTTTTGAATGCTCAACTGTTCCTGGAATAAACCTTGATAGTTTGCTAATCCAAGACTTAGGTGTTAATAGAAAAACAGCGATAGCTGCCAATGACTCTGAAACCGTCACCATAATATGGTCTGCACCTTCACCATAAAGTCCAATCAGCATCGTTCCAATTAATAAACCGAGACTGACACCGATTTTTCGTCCATCTTTTAATAAACCACCAAGAAGACCTGCAAAGGCTAATAAGCTCATTTGATAGAGACTTGCTACACTCGCTAAGCTTAAAATTAGCCCAGTCACCACCCCAACAGTAGAACCGATTGCAGCACCTGCTACAAAGGCAAACATAAGTACAAGATAGCGAGCCATAATATGCTCAACGGACATATCATATATCATCCAGCCCACTGTTCCAGTCATTACAGAAGCTAGCAATATAATTAAACAAACAATTTCCTCATTTTTTAGCGGTTGTTGTATTTTCTTCACAGTAATTAACGGTACACTTTGCAAGAAGATCATCGTTAAGATAAAACTTAACCCAGCTTCTACCCCAGCCATCATCCAGGCATACTGACTCACCTCTCCAACAAGCACATATGTAAGGACAATTCTCGAAAGTACGCTTGCCGTAAAGACCGTATATGGAAGGAGCTTGACAACATCATCACTAAAGGCTTCCACTACCTTTTGACAAATAAAATATACAAGAAGTGCTGCTAATACAAACCAAGCAGTATCATAAACGGTTGTAAGAGCTCCTGCAAACAAAGCTAATGCTGCAATTCCTGCTTTTTCCCTTTTCAGTACATAAACTGCTGCAACAAAAGGCAACACAAAGGGCGTAATTTCAGAAAGAATCATAGCTCGTCCAAGTAAAATCCCGACAATAAAAATGAGTAACCCCCACTGGAAGAACAAAAGATTAGCCCCTTGTTTGATTCGTTCAACACCGTTTCCAGCAAGCGAATTGATTCGCTCTACATAAGACCAATCACGAACAGGTTCCATTACATCTTTCGTTACTTTACGAATCATCCTTTAACACCCCACCGAATTTTTTTAGTGGTTTCATTATAAACAGAGTATGCTTTAAATTTTTGTCAAAATAAGAAGTCGATTACAAAAAAGTGTTCGACTAGTTTCGGTATAATCTCTCAGAAGTTTCCAGCCTTACTCACGATTAGCAGAGAAAGATGAAGAATCATAAGCAGATGAATCGGATATGTGTTAATTATGAATTATGATTTATGAGTTATGAATTAAAAGGATTAATGAATAATGGGAAGTACAAATAAATAGGTCAAAAAAACCATACTCCTATTGGAATATGGTTTGTTAGTATGTGTATGGTAGCGGCGGAGGGAGTCGAACCCACGACCTCACGGGTATGAACCGTACGCTCTAGCCAGCTGAGCTACACCGCCATAAGATAATTATTAGAATACAATAGGACGACAATAGTGTCAATAATCATTTTATTAAAATAAACGAAAGACAAGCGAATTCGCTTGTCTTTCTTCACATTCTATATTTGCAAGTAGCAGCAAGTCTTACCCTCGACGTGCGCCTCTACCACCACGCTTAGTTTCAGTTTGACGCTTTAATGTTGTTAAGCGCTCTTCACTGTCCTTTAAGAAGCGATTCATTTTATCTTCGAATGACATCACTTTCACCGGTTGGCTATGACGACCTCCACCTCGGCTACCTCCTCTTGGACCTCCACCACCTTGTGGACGTCCTCCTTGCGGGCGGCCTCCTTGTGGGGGGCGACTACCTTGGGGGCGAGGGGCACGCGTTACTTCAGCAGGACGGTCTTTCGCTTTACGAATAGAAAGTCCAATCTTGCCGTCTTTTTCAACATTGACGACTTTAACTTCTACTTCGTCTCCTACTTTTAAAAATTCATTAATGTCCTTAACATAGTTGTCCGCAACTTCACTAATATGAACAAGACCAGTTGTACCACCTGGCAGCTCAACAAAAGCTCCGAAATTGGTAATACCAGTTACCTTACCTTGCAACTTGCTGCCTACTTCGATTGACATGAAAAAATTGCTCCTCCTTAGAAAAACTAAAAGTAATTATTATATAATTTTTTTCATTATACCCGAATTGAAAAATAAGTGTCAATCCGTTGGAGCTTGTGGCAATTTAAAAATTGTTTCTCCTGGCTTAGAAAGATAGTAATCTCTTCTTGCCACTTCAGCAATATATTCTAAACTATTATAATTCTCTATTTCCTCAAGTAATACATGTTGCTCATCTTCTAACAGTTTTAAATTTTGCTCCAGAGC
This portion of the Bacillus sp. FJAT-45350 genome encodes:
- the spoIIE gene encoding stage II sporulation protein E, whose protein sequence is MIRKVTKDVMEPVRDWSYVERINSLAGNGVERIKQGANLLFFQWGLLIFIVGILLGRAMILSEITPFVLPFVAAVYVLKREKAGIAALALFAGALTTVYDTAWFVLAALLVYFICQKVVEAFSDDVVKLLPYTVFTASVLSRIVLTYVLVGEVSQYAWMMAGVEAGLSFILTMIFLQSVPLITVKKIQQPLKNEEIVCLIILLASVMTGTVGWMIYDMSVEHIMARYLVLMFAFVAGAAIGSTVGVVTGLILSLASVASLYQMSLLAFAGLLGGLLKDGRKIGVSLGLLIGTMLIGLYGEGADHIMVTVSESLAAIAVFLLTPKSWISKLSRFIPGTVEHSKEQQQYLRKIRDVTAGRVDQFSKLFQTLSNSFSATSMNIDHDDKEKEIDYFLSNVTEKTCQTCFKKQKCWVTDFSTTYESMQTLMIETEKNGEVTSKVLVNEWKKHCVKAERVIQVIQQELGHFQANKKLKKQVLESRRLVADQLLGVSRVMGDFAKEIQKEKECHYVQEEQMIEALRGVGLEVGHLDIYRLEAGNIEIEMSIADDGGHGQAEKVIAPMLSDILQETVIVKNAESGFYPNGYSHVTFGSAKRFVVDTGVANVAKGGAWVSGDSYSTIEVGSGKFAIAISDGMGNGERAHLESNETLQLLQKVLQSGIEETVAIKSVNSVLSLRTTDEIFSTLDLAMIDLQDATAKFLKIGSIPSFIKRGDTVSKVEAGNLPMGIIQEFDVDVVHEELKPGDLLIMMSDGIFEAPKHIENKEVWIKRIISEVTTDDPQEVADVILERVIRNGSGQIDDDMTIIVSKVMRNTPKWAAIPMYKPSRIKKAQ
- a CDS encoding S1 domain-containing RNA-binding protein produces the protein MSIEVGSKLQGKVTGITNFGAFVELPGGTTGLVHISEVADNYVKDINEFLKVGDEVEVKVVNVEKDGKIGLSIRKAKDRPAEVTRAPRPQGSRPPQGGRPQGGRPQGGGGPRGGSRGGGRHSQPVKVMSFEDKMNRFLKDSEERLTTLKRQTETKRGGRGARRG
- a CDS encoding protein kinase domain-containing protein; the encoded protein is MKNYSKNLECNLPIGTRIVGKWHTKSYRIVKKLGSGATGNVYLADSAHGQVALKIGVDNMSITSEVNVLKHFLKVQGQVLGPSLLDVDDLVTNSGTIPFYVMEYLKGIELIPFIRNKGEEWIGILMVQLLGDLDRLHRAGWVFGDLKPENLLVVGPPSRTRWLDVGGTTLLGRSIKEYTEFYDRGYWGLGTRKAEPSYDLFAVAMIMINCSYPSRFEKKGEKAIVQLKQAVEEKDELRLYQNVILKALTGKYDEAQSMRQELVEAISNRSSYKPRHTPKTRKAHKQKKEKKKSSYAVEIFLITSFILLAFVLYLFGQLM
- a CDS encoding VWA domain-containing protein, producing MGKGTLKQILLLTDGCSNQGEDPVALAALAKEQGITVNVIGVVEDSQSSMSQRGVEEVEAIAMAGGGVSQVVYAKQLAQTVQMVTRKAMTQTLQGVVNKELQQILGKNQEMEDLSPDKRGEVMEVVDELGETINLEVLILVDTSASMKNKLPMVQEALTDLSISLTSRMGDNRFSLYSFPGKRKEIDRLLDWTPKLNSLTGIFHKLSSGGITPTGPALQAALNHFAKNSSRRSLISRDEELLEESGM